In Candidatus Hydrogenedentota bacterium, a genomic segment contains:
- a CDS encoding Ig-like domain-containing protein: protein MLVPMLALLSGCPPRTISVPDLQGSTQAAAETALENAGLSLGTVSQAHSDTVAVGLVISQRPSAGDLVSPNTSVAITISLGPDTGGEGEGEGEGEGEGEGEGEGEGEGEGEGEGEGEVEGGPTAAFLSLGVEGQAPLLARFFDRSQPGDEAITAWSWDFGDGGVSTDPNPTHTYTEPGEYDVRLTVTTAIAQNTTTEVGLVRVATLSDAKFVDSAPFDGEGDIAVTRETILNFSAPLDPDSLTETSVFAKRGNQLQGVRRHLSPDGRQVTLFYTAPLPGNASIDVTINGDLLTTVDGRTIDADDDGEPGGTRTITFTTLGLTSVPGTAVYGRIFASELALGAKGAEVNMPLEGVEIMVDGRFDMATTTDAEGNFRLDPAPSGRFFVHIRGLEVATAFVDGAPVDTSFPDGPYYPTVGKAWEANPGAETNVGDIYLPLIQPGALREVSETEPTEIGFVDEIIEANPDFAGVRVIVPPDSLYNDFGERGGRVGIAPVAPDRLPSPLPEGLDLPLVITVQTDGPNNFDTPVPACFPNLPDPETGALLPPGAPSALWSFNHDSGEWEIVGPMTVSEDGATVCTDPGVGIVQPGWHGNAPGTEAEGPETPERPERENPEQPQRPRPRPNDPPQDPPTDCEEEEWALPDAFDVQSLANCASQLADAQSSLATVMQTASLVQGIRAQTAQVISEVASGARNDANTLLLLESILAGKEPVIAEINALLAAVRGENSPLVQASNAVTCAQSALELIQPYCDALLDSECAPADARAVCLQIAVIAENLTNTAATLAQAQTALADFSLDNLCLDVEIAINALSAAKADLTDEELTDLLEAILAHTVALEEVTPEEAEAFLGALPALSSALGGYGRAYLAARGWTPNAFVRLDVNGNTFRTRASQQGVYDFILPPQAVFVLSVFDPLAMTCGDYVGVSAESGFETALQAPVLAPCGPDDADEDGLPDAAEEIVGTDGADPDTDGDGTLDGAEIQQGSNPLDGFIVENGIIAATDTPGTAVDVDAADNLIAVADGDGGVALFNVYNGMNPAIVAQVETVGNATAVAVGANHVAAACGSAGLSIIDATNPITASEIHVVPAGAFGESIGAVAVAGGYAFAAGQGGNGGVVQEEKDFAGSNAGANSIGMVELATGQVVAQYTLTNEQAMDLTVSGNVLYATVASVQGQIPKKGASYQSYRLMAFRIGQGALDFTSSTSLPDSYGDEELSRKVFAGGDLAFATHRTGYTVVDIQNPAALSSLATADTQLFGWKQLLHDGQGLGIAAVSPNSTLDGPHHVSLYDLSDPLNTDQFITEFPTPGIARAVALYNGLAYAADSDAGLQVISYTRFDAGSTPPGVSFTVGDGTGNVEIGQSALIAVEATDDIQVRHVELLVNGQVVERDGNFPFEFYFTPAQTVGATASLSVVAVDTSGNSAAAPVQTITTTADTTPPRISGSLPREGGEGEDLANVTLFTNEAINPESLSPDDFTLTAYGEDPVPGKSDPVDVPIDGVALMDGRTLIVSPAGPVPYGRNVLSVASGSIRDVADNAMVIPYTLTFFNVAPKVPLEWIGADGADWNNPANWSEGRVPTEEDSVIINPPGDPVVIRNGDFTVANGANVDLLNVRRLENMRFRFYGNNRFNAPQLTEWVADEGGGELTVFDGPFDFNAPLNYVENIYLHAWDGATIALPELETYAATSCFGGTLIAAFESNSLVSLPALTTVLFDRNLDYPCNYGISAVEGGRVEMPMLTAFTLGEFDYAEVNASGNASRVDLPSMASVQERVHVYIGNGEVRLDAITAIHGSMRVVGDSPPALSLVTELTGGLDVSNATLDLPNLTTIEALELYVNEGATVTLGGAEAVLGGKFMNIVSGGTLNLPAVTELSDVSITIGTGGTLNAPLLNAMRAANLLTRVEIGSEGNLSLPVETMTNVELWTNNGGHLELPLLTQFEWRDHCLGVPALDARDGGATISLPALQTIVVDSGGRCAPFYDPLGIQAAAGGSISLPELVTIELGAGGEGETAYADRLSINAAGEAAQIDVSKLATFPVDRVIFTNDADGVILRP from the coding sequence TTGTTGGTGCCGATGCTCGCCCTCTTGTCGGGCTGTCCACCCCGCACCATCTCCGTCCCGGATCTTCAGGGCTCGACCCAGGCGGCGGCGGAAACCGCGCTGGAGAATGCCGGACTGAGCCTCGGCACCGTCTCGCAGGCCCATAGCGACACCGTCGCGGTCGGGCTTGTTATCTCCCAGCGCCCCAGCGCGGGCGACCTTGTATCGCCCAACACCTCCGTTGCCATCACCATCTCGCTGGGACCCGATACGGGTGGTGAAGGTGAAGGCGAGGGTGAAGGCGAAGGCGAGGGTGAAGGTGAAGGCGAGGGTGAAGGTGAAGGCGAGGGTGAAGGTGAAGGCGAGGGTGAAGTGGAAGGGGGCCCCACAGCGGCGTTCCTTTCCCTCGGCGTGGAAGGTCAGGCGCCCCTGCTGGCCCGATTCTTCGACCGTTCCCAGCCCGGCGACGAAGCCATTACCGCCTGGTCGTGGGATTTCGGCGATGGCGGCGTCAGCACGGATCCCAATCCCACCCACACCTACACGGAACCGGGCGAATACGACGTGCGCCTCACCGTCACCACGGCCATCGCGCAGAACACGACCACGGAGGTCGGCCTGGTGCGCGTGGCGACCTTGAGTGACGCGAAGTTTGTGGATTCCGCGCCCTTCGACGGCGAGGGCGACATCGCGGTGACCCGCGAGACCATTTTGAACTTCAGTGCGCCGCTGGACCCCGACAGCCTCACGGAGACGTCGGTCTTTGCGAAGCGCGGCAATCAACTCCAGGGGGTTCGACGCCACCTCTCGCCCGATGGTCGCCAGGTAACCCTCTTCTATACCGCGCCCCTTCCGGGCAACGCATCGATCGATGTAACCATCAACGGCGACCTGCTCACCACCGTCGACGGTCGCACAATCGATGCGGACGACGACGGCGAGCCCGGCGGCACCCGCACCATCACCTTCACGACCCTCGGTCTCACCTCCGTGCCCGGCACCGCGGTCTACGGCCGCATCTTCGCCTCGGAGCTCGCGCTCGGTGCGAAGGGCGCGGAGGTCAACATGCCTCTGGAGGGCGTGGAGATCATGGTCGATGGCCGCTTCGACATGGCCACCACCACCGACGCGGAGGGTAATTTCCGCCTCGATCCCGCCCCCTCGGGCCGCTTCTTCGTGCACATTCGCGGCCTGGAAGTGGCCACGGCCTTCGTGGACGGCGCGCCCGTTGATACCAGCTTCCCCGATGGCCCCTACTACCCTACCGTCGGCAAGGCGTGGGAAGCGAATCCCGGCGCGGAAACCAACGTGGGAGACATCTATCTCCCACTCATCCAGCCGGGCGCCCTGCGAGAGGTGAGCGAGACAGAACCCACCGAAATCGGCTTTGTGGATGAAATCATCGAAGCCAATCCCGATTTCGCGGGCGTGCGCGTCATCGTGCCGCCAGACAGCCTCTACAATGACTTCGGCGAGCGCGGTGGTCGCGTGGGCATCGCGCCGGTGGCCCCGGACCGCCTGCCGAGCCCCCTGCCCGAAGGACTGGATCTGCCGCTCGTCATCACGGTGCAGACCGATGGGCCAAACAACTTCGATACGCCCGTACCGGCCTGTTTTCCCAATCTGCCGGACCCCGAGACCGGCGCGCTGCTGCCGCCCGGCGCGCCAAGCGCCCTCTGGAGCTTCAACCATGATTCCGGCGAATGGGAGATTGTAGGCCCCATGACCGTCAGCGAAGACGGCGCCACCGTCTGCACCGACCCCGGCGTTGGCATCGTCCAGCCGGGGTGGCACGGCAACGCACCGGGCACCGAGGCCGAGGGCCCCGAAACACCCGAGCGCCCCGAGCGGGAAAACCCCGAACAACCGCAGAGGCCCCGCCCGCGGCCGAATGATCCGCCCCAGGATCCGCCCACGGACTGCGAGGAAGAGGAGTGGGCCCTGCCCGATGCCTTCGACGTACAGAGCCTGGCGAACTGCGCAAGCCAGTTGGCCGACGCCCAGTCGTCACTCGCGACCGTAATGCAGACCGCAAGCCTCGTCCAGGGCATCCGGGCCCAGACGGCCCAGGTCATCAGCGAGGTGGCCAGCGGCGCACGAAACGACGCCAACACCCTGCTGCTGCTGGAATCCATTCTGGCCGGTAAAGAGCCTGTAATCGCGGAGATAAACGCGCTCCTCGCCGCGGTGCGGGGGGAGAACTCGCCCCTCGTGCAGGCGTCCAACGCCGTAACCTGCGCCCAGTCGGCCCTGGAGCTCATCCAACCCTATTGCGACGCGCTGCTCGATAGCGAGTGCGCCCCGGCGGACGCACGGGCGGTTTGCCTGCAAATCGCCGTCATTGCCGAAAACCTGACCAATACCGCCGCGACACTTGCCCAGGCCCAGACGGCTCTTGCCGATTTCTCCCTGGACAATCTGTGCCTCGACGTGGAGATCGCCATCAACGCCCTCTCGGCGGCCAAGGCCGACCTGACGGACGAGGAACTGACCGATCTCCTCGAGGCTATCCTCGCCCACACCGTGGCGCTGGAGGAGGTGACGCCCGAAGAGGCGGAGGCCTTCCTCGGCGCGCTACCCGCGCTGTCGTCGGCCCTCGGCGGCTATGGCCGGGCCTATCTCGCCGCGCGGGGCTGGACGCCCAACGCCTTCGTGCGCCTCGATGTAAACGGCAATACCTTCCGCACGCGCGCCTCCCAGCAGGGTGTGTACGATTTCATTCTCCCGCCCCAGGCAGTCTTTGTTCTCTCCGTCTTCGATCCCCTCGCCATGACCTGCGGCGACTACGTCGGCGTGTCCGCGGAGTCAGGCTTTGAAACCGCGCTCCAGGCGCCCGTGCTGGCCCCCTGTGGTCCGGACGACGCCGACGAGGATGGCCTGCCCGACGCGGCCGAGGAAATCGTGGGCACGGACGGCGCCGATCCCGACACCGACGGCGACGGCACGCTGGACGGCGCCGAGATCCAGCAGGGCTCCAATCCGCTGGACGGGTTCATCGTGGAAAATGGCATCATCGCCGCCACCGACACCCCCGGCACGGCGGTGGATGTGGACGCGGCGGACAACCTCATCGCTGTGGCGGATGGCGACGGCGGCGTGGCCCTCTTCAACGTCTACAACGGCATGAACCCCGCCATCGTCGCTCAGGTGGAGACCGTCGGCAATGCGACGGCCGTTGCCGTGGGTGCGAACCATGTTGCCGCCGCCTGCGGTAGCGCGGGCCTGTCGATTATCGACGCGACCAACCCGATCACCGCGAGCGAAATCCACGTGGTGCCCGCCGGCGCCTTCGGCGAGAGTATTGGCGCCGTCGCCGTCGCGGGCGGATACGCCTTCGCCGCCGGTCAGGGTGGAAACGGCGGCGTGGTCCAGGAAGAGAAGGACTTCGCGGGGTCCAACGCGGGTGCAAACAGCATCGGCATGGTGGAGCTCGCCACGGGACAGGTGGTCGCCCAGTACACCCTTACCAACGAGCAGGCCATGGACCTGACGGTCTCTGGAAACGTGCTCTACGCCACTGTGGCTTCCGTCCAAGGCCAGATCCCCAAGAAGGGCGCCTCCTATCAGTCTTATCGCCTGATGGCCTTCCGCATCGGCCAGGGCGCCCTCGACTTCACAAGCTCGACCAGCCTGCCCGATTCCTATGGCGATGAGGAACTGAGCCGCAAGGTCTTCGCCGGCGGCGATCTGGCCTTCGCCACGCACCGCACGGGCTACACCGTGGTGGACATCCAGAATCCCGCCGCGCTGAGCTCGCTGGCCACCGCCGACACCCAGCTCTTCGGCTGGAAGCAACTGCTCCACGACGGACAGGGCCTAGGCATCGCGGCGGTGAGCCCGAACAGCACCCTGGATGGCCCCCATCATGTGTCCCTCTATGATCTGAGCGACCCCCTGAACACCGATCAGTTCATCACCGAGTTCCCCACGCCGGGTATCGCCCGCGCCGTGGCGCTCTACAACGGCCTGGCCTACGCCGCCGATTCCGATGCGGGACTCCAGGTCATCAGCTATACCCGCTTCGACGCGGGCAGCACACCACCCGGCGTGAGCTTCACCGTCGGCGATGGAACGGGCAATGTGGAGATCGGCCAGTCCGCGCTGATCGCCGTGGAGGCCACCGACGATATCCAGGTGCGCCATGTGGAGCTGCTGGTGAACGGTCAGGTGGTCGAACGCGATGGGAACTTCCCCTTCGAGTTCTACTTCACTCCCGCGCAGACTGTCGGCGCGACGGCCAGTCTCTCCGTCGTGGCCGTGGATACCTCCGGCAACAGCGCGGCGGCCCCCGTCCAGACCATCACCACCACGGCGGACACCACCCCGCCGCGCATCTCGGGCTCTTTGCCGCGAGAGGGTGGAGAAGGAGAGGATCTCGCCAATGTGACGCTCTTCACCAATGAGGCGATCAATCCGGAATCGCTCTCACCCGATGACTTCACCCTGACCGCCTATGGAGAAGACCCTGTGCCGGGTAAGAGCGACCCGGTCGATGTGCCCATCGACGGCGTGGCGCTGATGGATGGACGAACGCTCATCGTTTCGCCCGCCGGGCCCGTACCCTATGGCCGGAATGTCCTTTCCGTGGCCTCGGGGTCCATTCGCGATGTCGCGGACAATGCCATGGTCATACCCTATACCTTGACCTTTTTCAACGTGGCGCCCAAAGTACCGCTGGAGTGGATCGGGGCCGACGGGGCCGACTGGAACAATCCTGCGAACTGGAGCGAGGGCCGCGTGCCGACCGAGGAAGACTCGGTAATCATCAATCCGCCGGGCGACCCTGTCGTCATCCGAAACGGCGATTTTACCGTGGCAAACGGCGCAAACGTGGACCTGCTCAACGTCCGGCGCCTGGAAAACATGCGCTTCCGTTTCTATGGCAACAACCGCTTCAACGCCCCGCAACTTACCGAATGGGTGGCCGACGAAGGCGGCGGCGAGCTGACCGTTTTCGATGGCCCGTTCGACTTCAACGCGCCGCTCAACTACGTTGAAAACATTTACCTGCACGCATGGGATGGGGCCACCATCGCCCTGCCGGAACTGGAAACCTACGCAGCGACCTCCTGTTTTGGCGGCACCTTGATCGCCGCCTTCGAATCCAACAGCCTCGTGTCCCTGCCCGCCCTTACCACGGTGCTCTTCGACCGGAACCTCGACTACCCCTGCAACTACGGCATTAGCGCCGTTGAAGGCGGACGGGTGGAGATGCCCATGCTCACGGCCTTTACCCTGGGCGAGTTTGACTATGCCGAGGTCAACGCCAGCGGAAACGCCAGTCGGGTTGACCTCCCCTCCATGGCGAGCGTGCAGGAACGTGTCCATGTCTACATTGGCAATGGAGAGGTGCGGCTCGACGCCATCACCGCGATTCACGGCTCTATGCGGGTTGTTGGCGACTCGCCGCCGGCTCTCTCTCTGGTCACGGAACTCACCGGAGGGCTGGACGTCTCAAATGCCACACTCGATTTGCCAAACCTGACGACCATCGAAGCGCTGGAACTCTATGTGAACGAGGGGGCGACCGTTACCCTGGGGGGCGCGGAGGCGGTACTCGGCGGCAAGTTTATGAACATTGTCTCCGGCGGTACGTTGAATCTGCCCGCGGTCACCGAGTTGAGCGACGTATCGATCACTATCGGCACCGGGGGCACGCTGAACGCACCCCTGCTGAACGCCATGCGGGCCGCAAATCTGCTGACCCGCGTGGAGATTGGGAGCGAGGGCAACCTGTCGCTCCCCGTGGAAACCATGACGAATGTGGAGTTGTGGACCAACAACGGCGGCCACCTCGAATTGCCTCTCCTGACGCAGTTTGAGTGGCGTGACCACTGTCTTGGCGTACCCGCCCTGGACGCCCGCGACGGCGGGGCCACGATCAGCCTGCCCGCCCTGCAAACCATCGTCGTCGATAGCGGCGGTCGCTGCGCGCCCTTCTACGATCCCCTCGGGATCCAGGCGGCCGCCGGCGGCAGTATCAGCCTGCCCGAGTTGGTCACCATCGAGCTCGGCGCCGGAGGGGAGGGGGAGACCGCCTACGCCGACCGCCTCTCCATCAACGCGGCCGGCGAAGCGGCTCAGATCGATGTATCGAAGCTCGCCACCTTTCCCGTGGACCGCGTAATCTTCACCAACGACGCCGACGGCGTCATCCTCCGCCCGTAG
- a CDS encoding HAD family hydrolase, which yields MSNANEKKNYLIDMDGVLVRGQQPIPGAAEFIARLRAADCKFMVLTNNPLYTTRDLAYRLRATGLDIEPERIYTSAMATAQFLHLQKPEGTAYVVGESGLTHAIHDVGYVITDRNPDYVVLGETHAYSFDQITTAIRLVTGGAHFIATNPDKSGPSEYGIVPACGAMAALIEQAAGRRPLFIGKPNPLMMRLALNHLGVHSENTIMIGDNMDTDIIAGVQTGLGTILVLSGITDREHLRQFPFQPTRVIDSVAEIEP from the coding sequence ATGAGCAACGCGAACGAGAAGAAGAATTACTTGATCGATATGGACGGCGTACTCGTGCGCGGCCAGCAGCCCATTCCCGGCGCGGCCGAGTTCATTGCCCGGCTCCGCGCGGCGGACTGTAAATTCATGGTCCTCACCAACAACCCCCTCTATACCACCCGCGACCTGGCCTACCGCCTCCGCGCCACGGGGCTCGACATCGAGCCGGAGCGCATCTACACCTCCGCCATGGCCACCGCACAGTTCCTACACCTCCAGAAACCCGAAGGCACCGCGTATGTCGTCGGCGAGAGCGGGTTGACCCACGCCATCCACGATGTGGGCTATGTCATCACCGATCGCAACCCCGACTATGTCGTCCTTGGCGAAACCCACGCCTACAGCTTCGACCAGATTACCACCGCCATCCGCCTGGTGACTGGAGGAGCCCACTTCATCGCCACGAACCCGGACAAGTCCGGCCCCAGTGAGTACGGCATCGTGCCCGCCTGCGGCGCCATGGCCGCCTTGATCGAGCAGGCCGCCGGGCGTCGCCCCCTGTTCATCGGCAAGCCCAATCCCCTCATGATGCGCCTCGCGCTCAACCACCTGGGCGTGCACTCGGAAAACACCATCATGATCGGTGACAACATGGACACCGATATCATCGCGGGCGTTCAAACCGGCCTCGGCACCATCCTGGTGCTCAGCGGGATCACCGATCGCGAGCATCTGCGCCAGTTCCCCTTCCAACCGACCCGTGTCATCGACTCGGTGGCCGAAATCGAGCCCTGA
- the aceE gene encoding pyruvate dehydrogenase (acetyl-transferring), homodimeric type, producing the protein MDALDDLVAESGVAAATALMYRLSDYAYAHGVRLPFTANTPYINTIPADDEPEYPGDRELERLNKSTIRWNAMAMVVRANRELDGIGGHISTYASSANLYEVGFNHFFHGRTESHGGDQIYFQGHASPGMYARAYVEGRLNEKDLKNFRRELAKGGGLSSYPHPWLMPNFWQFPTVSMGLGPIMAIYQARFNRYLEHRGLKPNNGGHVWAFLGDGECDEPETLGAIGLAVREQLDNLIFVINCNLQRLDGPVRGNGKIIQELERIFRGAGWNVIKVIWGSEWDPIFKSELGGRLINVLEGAVDGDYQKFTVESGDYIRRWFLERDPELKPLLDTVTDEQLRKIKRGGHDPIKVYAAYKKAVDTEGRPTVILAKTVKGYGLGEAGEGKNITHQQKKMNEDELREFRGNFGIPITDDDVAYAPFYKPAEDSPEIQYLKARRAALGGSLPRREVTAPALKAPGDELIKEFLTGNDRAVSTTMVFVRILAILLRDKALGKLVVPIVPDEARTFGMDGLFRQVGIYSSKGQLYEPVDADNLLYYREATDGQILEEGINEAGSMASFLAAGTAYATHGINTIPFYIYYSMFGMQRIGDLVWLAGDIRCRGFLVGGTAGRTTLNGEGLQHQDGHSLVLGSTVPNMLCYDPAFAFELAVIVQDGIRRMYQEQEAVFYYLTVENEPYAMPAMPKGKGVREGILKGMYKFRPSEMKPTKLRAQLLGSGAIMNEVLKAQEMLEKYKVSADVWSVTSYGELRRDGLAAERWNRLHPGSKPRVPYVTKCLAGEEGVVVAASDYMKVLPDGLYKWVPQGIESLGTDGFGRSESREALRDHFEVDARHIVFATLSALARAGKIKIDVVKAAMKELKIAPHKPDPASA; encoded by the coding sequence ATGGACGCGCTGGACGATCTGGTCGCGGAATCGGGCGTTGCCGCGGCGACCGCCCTCATGTACCGCCTGTCGGATTATGCCTACGCCCACGGCGTCCGCCTGCCGTTTACGGCCAATACGCCTTATATCAACACCATCCCAGCGGATGATGAACCGGAATATCCCGGTGATCGCGAGCTGGAGCGCCTGAACAAATCCACCATCCGCTGGAACGCCATGGCCATGGTCGTGCGCGCCAACCGCGAACTGGACGGCATCGGCGGCCATATCTCCACCTATGCCTCCTCGGCAAACCTCTATGAAGTGGGCTTCAACCACTTCTTCCACGGCCGCACGGAATCCCACGGCGGCGACCAGATCTACTTCCAGGGCCACGCCTCCCCCGGCATGTATGCCCGCGCCTATGTGGAAGGCCGTCTGAACGAAAAAGACCTCAAGAACTTCCGCCGCGAGCTGGCGAAGGGCGGCGGCCTGTCGTCCTACCCGCACCCGTGGCTCATGCCCAACTTCTGGCAGTTCCCCACCGTATCCATGGGCCTTGGTCCAATCATGGCTATCTACCAGGCGCGCTTCAACCGCTACCTGGAGCACCGGGGTCTGAAGCCCAATAACGGCGGCCATGTGTGGGCTTTCCTGGGCGATGGCGAGTGCGACGAGCCCGAAACCCTCGGCGCCATCGGCCTGGCCGTGCGCGAGCAGCTCGACAACCTGATCTTTGTAATCAATTGCAATCTCCAGCGCCTTGACGGTCCCGTGCGCGGCAATGGCAAGATCATCCAGGAACTGGAGCGAATCTTCCGCGGCGCGGGCTGGAACGTCATCAAGGTGATCTGGGGCAGCGAGTGGGACCCCATCTTTAAGTCCGAACTGGGCGGTCGCCTGATCAACGTGCTGGAAGGCGCGGTGGACGGCGACTACCAGAAGTTCACCGTGGAATCCGGCGATTATATCCGCCGCTGGTTTCTGGAACGCGACCCCGAGCTGAAACCGCTTCTGGATACCGTCACCGACGAGCAACTGCGCAAAATCAAGCGCGGCGGCCACGACCCGATCAAGGTCTATGCGGCCTACAAGAAGGCGGTGGATACCGAAGGCCGCCCCACAGTAATTCTGGCCAAAACCGTCAAGGGCTACGGTCTGGGCGAGGCGGGTGAAGGCAAGAACATCACCCACCAGCAGAAAAAAATGAACGAAGACGAGCTGCGCGAGTTTCGCGGCAACTTCGGCATCCCCATCACCGACGACGACGTGGCCTACGCGCCCTTCTACAAACCCGCCGAGGACAGCCCGGAAATTCAGTACCTCAAGGCGCGCCGCGCCGCGCTGGGCGGCTCGCTGCCCCGCCGCGAAGTTACGGCGCCCGCCCTCAAGGCCCCGGGCGACGAGCTCATCAAGGAATTCCTTACCGGCAACGACCGGGCCGTGTCGACCACCATGGTCTTCGTGCGCATCCTGGCCATCCTGTTGCGCGACAAGGCCCTGGGCAAACTCGTGGTGCCCATCGTGCCCGATGAAGCCCGCACCTTCGGCATGGACGGCCTCTTCCGCCAGGTCGGCATCTATTCTTCCAAGGGCCAGCTTTATGAGCCCGTGGACGCGGACAACCTGCTTTATTACCGTGAAGCCACCGACGGCCAGATTCTGGAAGAGGGCATCAACGAAGCCGGCTCCATGGCCTCTTTCCTGGCGGCGGGCACGGCTTATGCCACCCACGGCATCAACACCATCCCCTTCTATATTTACTACTCCATGTTCGGCATGCAGCGCATCGGCGACCTGGTGTGGCTGGCGGGCGATATCCGCTGCCGGGGCTTCCTCGTCGGCGGCACCGCCGGCCGTACGACCCTGAACGGCGAAGGCCTCCAGCACCAGGACGGGCACAGCCTGGTCCTCGGCAGCACCGTCCCCAACATGCTCTGCTACGACCCGGCCTTCGCCTTTGAACTGGCTGTCATCGTTCAGGACGGCATCCGGCGCATGTACCAGGAGCAGGAAGCGGTCTTCTACTACCTCACGGTGGAAAATGAACCCTACGCGATGCCCGCCATGCCCAAGGGCAAAGGCGTCCGCGAGGGCATCCTCAAGGGCATGTACAAGTTCAGGCCCTCCGAGATGAAGCCCACCAAACTCCGCGCCCAGTTGCTCGGCAGCGGCGCCATCATGAATGAAGTGCTCAAGGCCCAGGAGATGTTGGAGAAGTACAAAGTCTCCGCCGACGTCTGGAGCGTGACGAGCTATGGCGAACTGCGCCGCGACGGACTGGCCGCCGAACGCTGGAACCGCCTCCACCCCGGCTCGAAGCCCCGTGTGCCCTATGTCACCAAGTGCCTGGCCGGGGAAGAGGGCGTGGTTGTGGCCGCTTCCGACTACATGAAAGTACTGCCCGACGGACTGTATAAGTGGGTGCCCCAGGGCATCGAAAGCCTCGGCACCGACGGTTTCGGCCGCAGCGAGTCCCGAGAGGCCCTGCGCGATCACTTCGAAGTGGATGCGCGCCACATCGTCTTCGCCACCCTGTCGGCACTGGCCCGCGCGGGCAAGATCAAAATCGATGTGGTCAAGGCGGCCATGAAGGAATTGAAGATCGCGCCCCACAAGCCCGATCCCGCCTCGGCCTAG
- a CDS encoding MoxR family ATPase, with amino-acid sequence MTPRSLETAEPGADLEAAREFLERFNTLRAEIHKVVIGQEHIILQLLTAMFAQGHVLVIGVPGLAKTLLVKTLAQSLGWDFKRIQFTPDLMPSDITGTEILQIDPQTGGRVMHFVKGPIFANLILADEINRTSPKTQAALLEAMQEYTVTAAGTTYTLQKPFFVVATQNPIEHEGTYPLPEAQLDRFMFSINIGYPSAEEECDIVEGTTTDAVQDVLPVFGPEDILRYQALVRSVPVSRHVTEYAVRLARASRPKLDDSPEYINNYVEWGAGPRASQYLILAAKCLALLKGKAAPSALEVQEVAMPVLQHRIIPNYNAAGEDISSRQIVKWILEHVEQPSYKH; translated from the coding sequence ATGACACCGAGGTCGTTGGAAACTGCCGAGCCGGGGGCCGATCTGGAGGCCGCCCGGGAGTTTCTGGAGCGATTCAACACGCTCCGGGCCGAGATCCACAAGGTGGTCATCGGGCAGGAACACATTATTCTGCAATTACTTACGGCGATGTTCGCCCAGGGCCACGTGCTGGTTATTGGGGTGCCGGGACTTGCCAAGACGCTGCTGGTGAAGACCCTGGCCCAGTCGCTGGGCTGGGATTTCAAACGGATTCAATTCACGCCGGATTTGATGCCTTCGGACATTACGGGCACGGAGATTCTGCAGATCGATCCCCAGACGGGCGGCCGCGTGATGCATTTTGTGAAGGGTCCCATCTTCGCGAACCTCATTCTGGCGGACGAAATCAACCGCACCTCCCCAAAAACGCAGGCGGCACTCCTGGAGGCGATGCAGGAATACACGGTGACGGCGGCGGGCACGACCTACACCCTGCAGAAGCCGTTCTTCGTCGTGGCCACGCAGAACCCGATTGAGCACGAGGGCACCTATCCCCTGCCCGAGGCCCAGTTGGACCGCTTCATGTTCAGCATCAACATCGGCTATCCCTCGGCGGAGGAAGAGTGCGATATCGTGGAGGGCACCACCACCGACGCGGTGCAGGACGTGCTGCCCGTCTTTGGTCCGGAAGATATCCTGCGTTATCAGGCGCTGGTGCGCAGTGTTCCCGTGTCGCGCCACGTAACGGAGTATGCCGTGCGCCTGGCGCGGGCATCTCGGCCCAAATTGGATGACAGTCCCGAGTATATTAACAATTATGTGGAGTGGGGCGCCGGACCCCGAGCCTCTCAGTACCTCATCCTCGCGGCGAAGTGCCTGGCGCTTTTGAAGGGCAAAGCGGCCCCTTCGGCGCTGGAGGTGCAGGAGGTCGCCATGCCCGTGCTCCAGCATCGCATCATTCCCAACTACAATGCGGCGGGCGAGGATATTTCTTCCCGGCAGATCGTGAAGTGGATTCTCGAACATGTCGAACAGCCGTCTTACAAGCATTAG